One window of the Ideonella sp. WA131b genome contains the following:
- a CDS encoding prolipoprotein diacylglyceryl transferase: MLQHPQFDPVAIAIGPLAVHWYGLTYLVAFGLFWWLGTRRVALPQFAARGWTRRDVEDLLFWGVIGGVVGGRVGYALFYKPGQYLANPVEIFMLWKGGMSFHGGMLGVIVSLALWARSRGRPFLEMMDVVAPCVPTGLASGRIGNFINGELWGRAADPALPWAMVFPQSGGALPRHPSQIYQFLLEGLLLFALLWWYGQRERARGQVAAAFLVGYGVLRFVAEFFREPDSFLGILALGMSMGQWLCLPMIGGGVALWLWCGRQPASRPRS; the protein is encoded by the coding sequence ATGCTCCAGCACCCGCAGTTCGACCCCGTCGCCATCGCGATCGGCCCGTTGGCCGTGCACTGGTACGGCCTCACCTACCTCGTGGCATTCGGCCTGTTCTGGTGGCTGGGTACGCGCCGCGTGGCGCTGCCGCAGTTCGCCGCGCGCGGCTGGACGCGCCGTGACGTCGAGGACCTGCTCTTCTGGGGGGTGATCGGCGGCGTCGTGGGCGGCCGCGTGGGCTATGCGCTTTTCTACAAGCCCGGCCAGTACCTCGCCAACCCGGTGGAGATCTTCATGCTCTGGAAGGGGGGCATGAGCTTCCACGGCGGCATGCTGGGCGTGATCGTCTCGCTGGCGCTGTGGGCGCGCTCGCGCGGGCGGCCCTTTCTCGAGATGATGGACGTCGTGGCGCCCTGCGTGCCCACCGGCCTGGCCTCGGGCCGCATCGGCAACTTCATCAACGGCGAGCTCTGGGGCCGCGCCGCCGACCCCGCGCTGCCCTGGGCGATGGTGTTCCCGCAGAGTGGCGGCGCGCTGCCGCGGCACCCCTCGCAGATCTACCAGTTCCTGCTCGAGGGCCTGCTGCTGTTCGCGCTGCTGTGGTGGTATGGCCAGCGCGAGCGTGCCCGCGGCCAGGTGGCGGCTGCCTTCCTCGTGGGCTACGGTGTGCTGCGTTTTGTGGCCGAGTTCTTCCGCGAGCCCGACAGCTTCCTGGGCATCCTGGCCCTGGGCATGAGCATGGGCCAGTGGCTGTGCCTGCCCATGATCGGGGGCGGCGTGGCGCTGTGGCTTTGGTGCGGCCGGCAGCCCGCCAGCCGCCCACGCTCCTAG
- a CDS encoding replication-associated recombination protein A, with protein sequence MAQDGLFDETLAAGTPSSVTVPLAERLRPRTLDEVVGQRHLLAPGKPLRVAFDAARLPSMILWGPPGVGKTTLARLLAGATGAHFIVLSAVLSGVKEIREAVEQAQRLARQGRATVLFVDEVHRFNKSQQDAFLPHVEAGLFSFIGATTENPSFEVNAALLSRAAVFVLEPLDETELGELLTRAQAAIQGPQPDETASAQLIAFADGDGRRLLNAYESAVAAHPGATTLGPVQLEAALGKLLRRGDKGGDVFYDLISALHKSVRGSDPDAALYWLARMLDAGMDPRYAARRLVRMASEDIGLADPRALAMCLDAAAAFERLGSPEGELALAQAAAYLAVAPKSNAVYKAWGALREQVGRDGTHPVPMHLRNAPTALMKSLGVGTGYRYAHDEEEGYAAGETYLPPHLAGRRYYEPLPRGLELRIADKLAELRRRDAEAARKPPAEDPATDT encoded by the coding sequence ATGGCGCAGGACGGCCTTTTCGACGAGACGCTGGCGGCCGGCACGCCGTCCTCGGTCACGGTGCCGCTGGCCGAGCGCCTGCGACCGCGCACGCTGGACGAGGTGGTGGGCCAGCGCCATCTGCTCGCGCCGGGCAAGCCGCTGCGCGTGGCCTTCGATGCCGCACGGCTGCCGTCGATGATCCTGTGGGGCCCGCCGGGTGTGGGCAAGACGACACTGGCGCGGCTGTTGGCCGGCGCCACGGGCGCGCATTTCATCGTGCTGTCGGCCGTGCTCTCGGGCGTGAAGGAGATCCGCGAGGCCGTTGAGCAGGCCCAGCGCCTGGCGCGCCAGGGCAGGGCGACGGTTCTGTTCGTTGATGAGGTGCACCGTTTCAACAAGTCGCAGCAGGATGCCTTCCTGCCGCACGTCGAGGCCGGGCTGTTCAGCTTCATCGGCGCCACCACCGAAAACCCGAGCTTCGAGGTCAACGCCGCGCTGCTGTCGCGCGCGGCGGTGTTTGTGCTCGAACCGCTGGATGAGACCGAGCTCGGCGAACTGCTCACGCGCGCGCAGGCCGCCATCCAGGGCCCGCAACCCGACGAGACTGCGAGCGCGCAGCTCATCGCCTTTGCCGATGGCGACGGCCGCCGCCTGCTCAACGCCTACGAGAGCGCCGTGGCCGCCCACCCTGGCGCCACCACGCTGGGCCCGGTGCAACTGGAGGCCGCCCTGGGCAAGCTGCTGCGGCGCGGCGACAAGGGTGGCGACGTCTTCTACGACCTCATCTCGGCCCTGCACAAGAGTGTGCGTGGCTCCGACCCCGATGCGGCGTTGTACTGGCTGGCACGCATGCTTGACGCCGGCATGGATCCGCGTTATGCCGCGCGCCGCCTGGTGCGCATGGCCAGCGAGGACATCGGCCTGGCCGACCCACGCGCGCTCGCGATGTGCCTCGATGCCGCGGCAGCATTCGAGCGCCTGGGCTCGCCCGAGGGCGAATTGGCCCTGGCGCAGGCTGCAGCCTACCTGGCCGTGGCGCCCAAGTCCAACGCCGTCTACAAGGCCTGGGGCGCGCTGCGCGAGCAGGTGGGCCGCGACGGCACCCACCCGGTGCCCATGCACCTGCGCAACGCGCCCACGGCGCTGATGAAGTCTCTCGGCGTCGGCACGGGTTATCGCTACGCCCACGACGAGGAGGAAGGCTACGCAGCCGGCGAGACCTATCTGCCGCCACACCTGGCCGGCCGCCGCTACTATGAGCCGCTGCCCCGGGGCCTGGAGCTGCGCATCGCCGACAAGCTCGCCGAACTCCGCCGCCGCGACGCGGAAGCCGCTCGCAAACCCCCGGCCGAGGACCCCGCGACCGACACCTAG
- a CDS encoding branched-chain amino acid ABC transporter permease, with amino-acid sequence METFLQQIINGLVLGSMYALVALGYTMVYGIINLINFAHGEVLMFGALTSWTVVTLLVDTGLPGWALMLMSMGCAVVVCAALNFSIEKLAYRPLRNAPRLAPLITAMGISLLLQTIAMILWKPNPKPYPQLLPTEPINLGGPVITVTQILILGVTAIVLAVLMYIVNRTKLGRAMRATAENPRVAALMGVKPDLVISATFVIGAVLAAVAGIMWAANYGTVQHTMGFLPGLKAFTAAVLGGIGNLAGAVVGGLLLGLVEALGAGYLGALTGGVLGSHYADIFAFVALILVLTLRPQGLLGERVADRA; translated from the coding sequence ATGGAAACATTCCTCCAGCAGATCATCAACGGTCTGGTCCTGGGCAGCATGTACGCCCTCGTGGCCCTGGGCTACACCATGGTGTACGGCATCATCAACCTCATCAACTTCGCGCACGGAGAGGTGCTGATGTTCGGCGCCCTCACCAGCTGGACGGTGGTGACGCTGCTGGTGGACACCGGGCTGCCGGGGTGGGCGCTGATGCTGATGTCGATGGGCTGTGCCGTGGTGGTGTGCGCGGCGCTCAACTTCTCGATCGAGAAGCTGGCCTACCGCCCCTTGCGCAACGCGCCGCGGCTGGCGCCGCTGATCACCGCCATGGGCATCAGCCTGCTGCTGCAGACCATCGCCATGATCCTCTGGAAGCCCAACCCCAAGCCCTATCCGCAGCTGCTGCCCACCGAGCCGATCAACCTGGGCGGCCCGGTGATCACGGTGACGCAGATCCTCATCCTGGGCGTCACGGCCATCGTGCTGGCGGTGCTGATGTACATCGTCAACCGGACCAAGCTCGGCCGCGCCATGCGCGCCACGGCAGAGAACCCGCGCGTGGCGGCGCTCATGGGGGTCAAGCCCGACCTCGTGATCTCGGCCACCTTCGTGATCGGTGCGGTGCTCGCCGCGGTAGCCGGCATCATGTGGGCGGCCAACTACGGCACGGTGCAGCACACCATGGGCTTCCTGCCGGGCCTCAAGGCCTTCACGGCCGCGGTGCTGGGGGGCATCGGTAACCTGGCCGGCGCCGTGGTGGGCGGCCTGCTGCTGGGTCTGGTGGAGGCTCTGGGTGCCGGTTATCTGGGCGCGCTCACCGGCGGCGTGCTCGGCAGCCACTACGCCGACATCTTCGCCTTCGTGGCGCTGATCCTCGTGCTCACGCTCAGGCCGCAGGGCCTGCTCGGCGAGCGCGTGGCCGACCGCGCCTGA
- a CDS encoding YhgE/Pip domain-containing protein produces MSNASPFLQVLHAEWRLMRRHRRLAIAFAGVLLVPALYAFIYLKAMWDPASHTRELPAALVNLDEGAHYRDRSLNLGTEVIEAIRRHGQFRYLRYDDAEQARRDVRRGLLAFSLELPRDFSRSALPAEQPGAAKLTIYTSEGNHYASAGFARRFAPEVAQRVNTMLGEARWELVLSTAAGSQRSLEALRGALVDLHGGSAELAAGMARVREGGARLSDGAAAAADGSQGLRAGATQLNEGAQQLAAGLRQLGPVLKGIDRTRPSDVDLLALRGGARALVDGQQELGRGLGGLAAGARRVEAGLGSLKTAADEVPLFGSRLVEGIVPLEDGAGQLVSGLDQAVAGQARLLGGAERLEDGVTALAEGTQRAGAALAPVLGRLPDDARLDSFVDGARELVRGQESLNGGLRQLASGQQVLHSGLVQLADGADRLAAGIGLVRGSLPGGVDAPGGSAQGLALSVEPRIEVAAPVPNHGTALTPNFVPLALWVGAVMAAFLVHWRRVPEPLGTAPTWQVGAAKLTLPLAAVLLQALLMLALLRGVLQVPVAAPAAFAATLFVASATFLALVFALVRLLGDLGKVIAVLLLVVQVSAAGALLPIELSDAEFQAIHPYLPLSWVVRAFRVSLFGAFEGELAAPLGTVAAIGVAALALGLLTGRSREVPTSQWRPPLDLDS; encoded by the coding sequence TTGTCGAACGCCTCCCCCTTCCTGCAAGTCCTGCATGCCGAGTGGCGATTGATGCGCCGCCACCGGCGGCTGGCGATCGCCTTCGCGGGTGTGCTGCTGGTGCCGGCGCTTTACGCCTTCATCTACCTGAAGGCGATGTGGGACCCCGCCTCGCACACGCGCGAGCTGCCTGCCGCGCTGGTGAACCTGGACGAAGGCGCCCATTACCGCGACCGCTCGTTGAACCTCGGCACCGAGGTCATCGAGGCCATCCGACGGCACGGCCAGTTCCGCTACCTGCGTTACGACGATGCCGAGCAGGCCCGCCGCGACGTGCGCCGCGGTCTGCTCGCCTTCAGCCTCGAGCTGCCCAGGGACTTCAGCCGCAGCGCGCTGCCGGCCGAGCAGCCCGGCGCCGCCAAGCTCACGATCTACACCAGCGAAGGCAACCACTACGCAAGCGCCGGGTTCGCAAGGCGCTTCGCCCCTGAGGTGGCGCAGCGCGTCAATACCATGCTCGGCGAGGCCCGCTGGGAGCTGGTGCTGTCGACCGCCGCCGGCTCGCAGCGCAGCCTGGAGGCGCTGCGCGGTGCGCTGGTCGACCTGCACGGCGGCAGTGCCGAGCTCGCCGCGGGCATGGCGCGCGTGCGCGAAGGCGGGGCGCGGCTGTCCGATGGCGCGGCAGCGGCGGCCGATGGATCGCAGGGCTTGCGAGCCGGGGCCACGCAGCTCAACGAGGGCGCGCAACAGCTCGCAGCCGGCCTGCGCCAGCTCGGACCGGTGCTGAAGGGCATCGACCGCACACGGCCCTCCGACGTCGATCTGCTGGCGCTGCGCGGTGGGGCGCGGGCCCTGGTCGACGGGCAACAGGAACTCGGGCGGGGGCTTGGCGGGCTCGCTGCCGGGGCGCGGCGCGTCGAGGCCGGCCTCGGCTCGCTCAAGACCGCGGCCGACGAAGTGCCTCTGTTCGGTTCCCGTCTGGTGGAAGGCATCGTGCCCTTGGAGGACGGCGCCGGCCAACTCGTCAGCGGCCTCGATCAGGCCGTGGCCGGCCAAGCCCGCCTGCTTGGCGGTGCGGAGCGTCTGGAGGATGGCGTCACCGCGTTGGCCGAGGGCACTCAGCGTGCCGGTGCGGCGCTTGCGCCGGTGCTGGGGCGCCTCCCTGACGATGCCCGACTCGACAGCTTCGTCGACGGCGCCCGTGAGCTCGTGCGGGGCCAGGAGTCCTTGAACGGCGGCCTGCGCCAGCTGGCTTCGGGCCAGCAGGTGCTGCATTCCGGCCTGGTCCAACTGGCCGACGGCGCCGACCGCCTCGCCGCTGGCATCGGCCTCGTGCGCGGCAGCCTGCCGGGCGGCGTCGATGCGCCAGGTGGCAGTGCGCAGGGCCTGGCGCTGTCGGTGGAGCCGCGCATCGAGGTGGCTGCGCCGGTGCCCAATCACGGAACGGCGCTGACTCCGAACTTCGTGCCGCTGGCGCTGTGGGTGGGCGCAGTGATGGCGGCCTTTCTGGTGCACTGGCGCCGCGTACCCGAGCCGCTGGGCACGGCGCCCACCTGGCAGGTGGGCGCGGCCAAGCTGACGCTGCCGTTGGCGGCGGTGCTGCTGCAGGCCTTGTTGATGCTGGCGCTGTTGCGCGGCGTGCTGCAGGTGCCGGTGGCCGCACCGGCGGCCTTTGCGGCGACGCTGTTTGTGGCGTCGGCCACCTTCCTGGCATTGGTGTTCGCGCTGGTGCGCCTGCTCGGCGACCTGGGCAAGGTGATCGCCGTGCTGCTGCTGGTGGTGCAGGTGTCGGCAGCCGGCGCGCTGTTGCCCATTGAGCTGTCCGATGCCGAGTTCCAGGCCATCCACCCCTATCTGCCATTGTCGTGGGTGGTGCGGGCGTTCCGTGTCAGCCTGTTTGGCGCCTTCGAGGGCGAATTGGCGGCGCCGCTGGGCACCGTGGCTGCCATTGGCGTGGCAGCCCTGGCGCTGGGGCTGCTGACAGGTCGCTCGCGCGAAGTGCCGACATCGCAGTGGCGCCCTCCGTTGGACCTGGATTCCTGA
- the lolA gene encoding outer membrane lipoprotein chaperone LolA, translating into MKRHPVSRRALLLAAGLALAPAARAQDAAERLRAFVRDTRSGQALFTQTVTSPDGQRRRSSSGEFAFARPDRFRFVYRKPFEQTLVSDGQKVWMHDPDLNQVSSRPLGQALASTPAALLAGGALEPAFGLRAEPSAEGLDWVRATPQARDGAFEWMRVGFRGNELAVIEVQDGFGQRSRLVFSRFEANVALPAERFRFAVPPGAELVEQ; encoded by the coding sequence ATGAAGCGCCACCCGGTCTCCCGCCGCGCGCTGCTGCTGGCTGCCGGCCTGGCGCTGGCGCCGGCCGCCCGTGCGCAGGACGCCGCCGAGCGGCTGCGCGCCTTCGTGCGCGACACGCGCTCGGGCCAGGCGCTGTTCACGCAGACCGTCACCTCGCCCGATGGCCAGCGCCGCCGCAGCAGCAGCGGCGAGTTCGCCTTCGCGCGGCCGGATCGTTTCCGTTTCGTCTACCGCAAGCCTTTCGAGCAGACGCTGGTGTCCGACGGCCAGAAGGTCTGGATGCACGATCCCGACCTCAATCAGGTGAGCTCTCGCCCGCTCGGGCAGGCGCTGGCATCCACTCCGGCCGCACTTCTGGCCGGCGGCGCGCTGGAGCCGGCTTTCGGCCTGCGCGCCGAGCCCTCGGCCGAGGGCCTGGACTGGGTGCGCGCCACGCCACAGGCGCGCGACGGCGCCTTCGAGTGGATGCGCGTGGGCTTCCGCGGCAACGAGCTCGCCGTCATCGAGGTGCAGGACGGCTTCGGCCAACGGTCGCGGCTGGTGTTTTCGCGCTTCGAGGCCAACGTGGCGCTGCCGGCGGAGCGCTTCCGCTTCGCCGTGCCGCCGGGCGCCGAACTCGTCGAGCAGTAA
- a CDS encoding ABC transporter ATP-binding protein codes for MTSSDKGAALLKVSGLKVAYGGIQAVKGVSFEVRQGELVSLIGANGAGKTTTLKAVTGTLPVADGEIHYLGKSIKGQGAWDLVKQGLVMVPEGRGVFTRMTIVENLQMGAFVRNDKDGIAADIERVFGIFPRLKERATQLAGTMSGGEQQMLAMGRALMAQPKVLLLDEPSMGLSPIMVDKIFEVVADIHSRGTTVLLVEQNASRALGLADRGYVMESGEVTMSGEAKALLADPKVRAAYLGE; via the coding sequence ATGACGTCCAGCGACAAGGGCGCGGCCCTGCTCAAGGTCAGCGGCCTGAAGGTCGCCTACGGTGGCATCCAGGCCGTCAAGGGCGTGAGCTTCGAGGTCCGGCAGGGCGAACTCGTCAGCCTGATTGGCGCCAACGGCGCCGGCAAGACCACCACGCTGAAGGCCGTGACCGGCACGCTGCCGGTGGCCGACGGCGAGATCCACTACCTCGGCAAGTCCATCAAGGGGCAGGGCGCCTGGGATCTTGTCAAGCAGGGCCTGGTGATGGTGCCGGAGGGTCGGGGCGTGTTCACGCGCATGACCATCGTCGAGAACCTTCAGATGGGCGCTTTCGTGCGCAACGACAAGGACGGCATCGCCGCCGACATCGAGCGCGTCTTCGGCATCTTCCCGCGGCTGAAAGAGCGCGCCACGCAGCTGGCCGGCACGATGAGCGGCGGCGAGCAGCAGATGCTGGCCATGGGTCGCGCGCTCATGGCGCAGCCCAAGGTGCTGTTGCTCGACGAGCCCAGCATGGGCCTTTCGCCCATCATGGTGGACAAGATCTTCGAGGTCGTCGCCGACATCCACAGCCGCGGCACCACGGTTCTGCTCGTGGAGCAGAACGCCAGCCGCGCGCTGGGTCTGGCGGACCGCGGCTACGTGATGGAGTCCGGCGAGGTCACCATGTCGGGTGAGGCCAAGGCGCTGCTGGCCGATCCCAAGGTGCGGGCCGCTTACCTGGGCGAGTAG
- the dnaQ gene encoding DNA polymerase III subunit epsilon gives MRQIFLDTETTGLSAEQGDRIIEVACIELDNRRFSDRRFHHYVNPGRSSHPDAVRVHGITDDFLADKPAFAVVVDELLAFVNGAEVIIHNAAFDLAFLDAELYRLGRPRFSEHCAQVTDSLLMAREQYPGKSNSLDALCRRLGVDTSGRDLHGALIDADLLAQAYLAMTRGQDSLVVDSAEGASPLGGARSEEVSSDLRALVLPLLEASGPERKAHDELLRELDKACKQGAVWRPNELPSAVA, from the coding sequence ATGCGCCAGATTTTTCTTGATACCGAAACCACCGGCCTGTCGGCCGAGCAGGGAGACCGCATCATCGAAGTCGCCTGCATCGAGCTCGACAACCGCCGTTTCAGCGACCGCCGCTTTCACCACTATGTGAACCCCGGGCGCAGCAGCCACCCCGACGCGGTGCGGGTGCACGGCATCACTGACGACTTCCTGGCCGACAAACCGGCGTTTGCGGTCGTGGTCGACGAACTGCTGGCCTTCGTGAACGGCGCCGAGGTGATCATCCACAACGCCGCTTTCGACCTCGCCTTTCTCGATGCCGAGCTCTACCGGCTGGGTCGCCCGCGTTTCTCGGAGCACTGCGCGCAGGTCACCGACAGCCTGCTCATGGCCCGCGAGCAGTACCCAGGCAAGAGCAATTCTCTGGATGCGCTGTGCCGACGGCTGGGGGTCGACACCTCCGGGCGCGACCTTCACGGAGCGCTGATCGACGCCGACCTGCTGGCCCAGGCGTACCTGGCGATGACGCGTGGACAGGACTCGCTGGTTGTCGATTCCGCGGAAGGGGCATCGCCCTTGGGGGGCGCGCGCAGCGAGGAGGTTTCGTCCGACCTGCGCGCCCTCGTGCTGCCGCTGCTCGAGGCGAGCGGCCCTGAACGGAAGGCACATGACGAGTTGCTGCGCGAGCTGGACAAGGCCTGCAAGCAGGGCGCGGTCTGGCGTCCGAACGAGCTGCCCTCGGCCGTGGCATAA
- a CDS encoding ABC transporter ATP-binding protein gives MSTPHSTLTGEVVLKVAGVSKRFGGLQALSDVGVTIRAGQVYGLIGPNGAGKTTFFNVITGLYTPDGGSFELGGAPYEPSAVHEVARQGIARTFQNIRLFPEMTALENVMVGRHVRTKSGLAGAIFRTAGFKAEEAAITQRAQELLDYVGIGRYAEYRARTLSYGDQRRLEIARALATEPKLMALDEPAAGMNATEKVVLRELIDRIRKDGRTILLIEHDVKLVMGLCDRVTVLDYGKQIAEGTPAEVQKNEKVIEAYLGAGHAAH, from the coding sequence ATGAGCACCCCGCACAGCACCCTCACGGGCGAGGTCGTCCTCAAGGTCGCCGGCGTGAGCAAGCGCTTCGGCGGCCTGCAGGCGTTGTCCGATGTCGGCGTCACCATCCGCGCCGGCCAGGTGTATGGCCTGATCGGCCCCAACGGCGCGGGCAAGACGACTTTCTTCAACGTCATCACCGGGCTGTACACCCCCGACGGCGGCAGTTTCGAGCTTGGCGGCGCCCCTTATGAGCCCTCGGCGGTGCATGAAGTGGCGCGCCAGGGTATCGCGCGCACCTTCCAGAACATCCGCCTCTTCCCCGAGATGACGGCGCTCGAGAACGTGATGGTCGGCCGCCACGTGCGCACGAAGTCGGGTCTGGCGGGCGCCATCTTCCGCACCGCCGGATTCAAGGCCGAAGAGGCTGCGATTACGCAACGGGCTCAGGAACTGCTCGATTACGTCGGCATCGGGCGCTATGCCGAGTACCGTGCGCGCACACTGAGCTACGGCGACCAGCGGCGCCTGGAGATCGCCCGCGCGCTGGCCACCGAGCCCAAGCTGATGGCCCTTGACGAGCCCGCCGCCGGCATGAACGCCACCGAGAAGGTGGTGCTGCGCGAGCTGATCGACCGCATCCGCAAGGACGGCCGCACCATCCTGCTCATCGAGCACGATGTGAAGCTGGTGATGGGCCTGTGTGACCGCGTCACCGTGCTCGACTACGGCAAACAGATCGCCGAAGGCACGCCCGCCGAGGTGCAGAAGAACGAGAAGGTGATCGAGGCCTACCTGGGCGCCGGTCACGCAGCGCATTGA
- the bchI gene encoding magnesium chelatase ATPase subunit I, with protein sequence MNHAFPFSAIVGQDEMKLAILVAAVDPAVGGVLIFGDRGTGKSTAVRALAALLPRMKAVVGCRYACDPVRPFCSKAEPCAGRAGGKSAPVGVAVVDLPLGATEDRVVGALDIERALTEGTKHFEPGLLARANRGFLYIDEVNLLEDHLVDLLIDVAASGENVVEREGLSVRHPARFVLVGSGNPEEGELRPQLLDRFGLAVDVRTPQDLPTRIEVIKRRDAFERDPEAFAARWKKDEDATRRRVVRARERLAKVSLGDAALVRIASLCTALGTDGLRGELTLMRAARAFAALQGDAAVSDAHVHAIARPALRHRLRRDPLDDTDAGVRVERVLAEAFGAPQAAAA encoded by the coding sequence ATGAACCACGCCTTCCCCTTCAGCGCCATCGTCGGTCAGGACGAGATGAAGCTCGCGATCCTGGTCGCCGCGGTCGATCCCGCCGTCGGCGGCGTGCTCATCTTCGGCGATCGCGGCACCGGCAAGAGCACCGCGGTGCGCGCACTGGCGGCGCTGCTGCCCAGGATGAAGGCCGTCGTCGGCTGCCGTTATGCCTGCGACCCCGTACGTCCGTTCTGCAGCAAGGCCGAGCCCTGCGCTGGCCGAGCCGGCGGCAAGAGCGCGCCGGTGGGCGTGGCGGTCGTTGACCTGCCGCTGGGCGCCACCGAAGACCGTGTCGTCGGCGCGCTCGACATCGAGCGCGCCCTCACCGAAGGCACGAAGCACTTCGAGCCCGGGCTGCTGGCCCGTGCCAACCGCGGCTTCCTGTACATCGACGAGGTCAACCTGCTGGAGGACCACCTCGTGGACCTTCTGATCGACGTCGCCGCCTCGGGCGAGAACGTTGTCGAGCGCGAGGGCCTGTCGGTGCGCCACCCCGCGCGCTTTGTGCTCGTGGGCAGCGGCAACCCCGAGGAGGGCGAACTGCGCCCGCAGCTGCTCGACCGCTTCGGCCTCGCGGTCGACGTGCGCACACCGCAGGACCTGCCCACGCGCATCGAGGTCATCAAGCGCCGCGACGCCTTCGAGCGCGATCCCGAGGCCTTCGCCGCACGCTGGAAGAAGGACGAGGACGCCACGCGCCGCCGTGTCGTGCGCGCCCGCGAGCGGCTCGCCAAGGTGAGCCTGGGGGATGCCGCACTGGTGCGCATCGCCAGCCTCTGCACGGCGCTGGGCACCGATGGCCTGCGCGGCGAGTTGACGCTCATGCGCGCAGCACGGGCCTTTGCAGCGCTGCAGGGCGATGCGGCGGTTTCCGACGCGCATGTCCACGCCATCGCCCGGCCCGCGCTGCGCCACCGCCTGCGCCGCGACCCCCTGGACGACACCGATGCCGGCGTGCGTGTTGAGCGTGTGTTGGCCGAGGCCTTCGGCGCTCCGCAGGCCGCGGCTGCCTGA
- a CDS encoding ABC transporter ATP-binding protein → MHTKIVVFVLCALALLALPLLMQSVGMGNFWIRILATALLYVLLALGLNIVVGYAGLLDLGFVAFYAVGAYMYALLASPHLFETFPAIAAMFPNGLHTPIWMVIPLAAGLAAIAGVLLGTPVLKLRGDYLAIVTLGFGEIIRVFLNNLEHPVNITNGPRGLDRIDPMTIGPAADPWVNFGKPLVVGGFSIPSVTLYYYLFLTLVVVSVVICHRLETSRIGRAWMAIREDEIAAKAMGINTRNMKLLAFGMGATFGGVSGSMFAAFQGFVSPESFSLMESVMIVAMVVLGGMGHLPGVVLGALLLAALPEVLRAVSGPLQQMTGGRLDASILRQLLIALAMISIMLLRPRGLWPAREHGKAAAQPGPVGTTKA, encoded by the coding sequence ATGCACACCAAGATCGTGGTCTTCGTGCTGTGCGCACTGGCGCTGTTGGCGCTGCCGCTGCTGATGCAGTCCGTGGGCATGGGCAATTTCTGGATCCGCATCCTGGCCACGGCGCTGCTGTACGTGCTGCTCGCGCTGGGCCTGAACATCGTCGTTGGCTACGCCGGTCTGCTGGACCTGGGCTTCGTCGCGTTTTACGCGGTGGGCGCGTACATGTACGCGTTGCTGGCCAGCCCGCACCTCTTCGAGACCTTCCCGGCCATCGCCGCGATGTTCCCGAACGGGCTGCACACGCCAATCTGGATGGTGATCCCGCTCGCCGCGGGGCTGGCGGCCATCGCCGGTGTTCTGCTGGGCACGCCGGTGCTCAAGTTGCGGGGCGACTACCTGGCCATCGTCACCTTGGGCTTCGGCGAGATCATCCGCGTGTTCCTGAACAACCTCGAGCACCCGGTGAACATCACCAATGGGCCGCGGGGGTTGGACCGCATCGACCCGATGACCATCGGACCGGCTGCCGACCCATGGGTCAACTTCGGCAAGCCGCTGGTCGTGGGCGGCTTTTCGATCCCGTCCGTCACGCTGTACTACTACCTGTTCCTGACCCTGGTGGTGGTGAGCGTCGTCATCTGTCACCGTCTCGAGACCAGCCGCATCGGCCGCGCCTGGATGGCGATCCGCGAAGACGAGATCGCCGCCAAGGCCATGGGCATCAACACCCGCAACATGAAGCTGCTGGCCTTCGGCATGGGTGCCACCTTCGGTGGGGTCAGCGGCAGCATGTTCGCGGCCTTCCAGGGCTTCGTCAGCCCCGAAAGCTTCAGCCTCATGGAGAGCGTGATGATCGTGGCCATGGTCGTGCTCGGCGGCATGGGCCACCTGCCCGGCGTGGTGCTCGGGGCTCTTCTGCTGGCAGCGCTGCCCGAGGTGCTGCGCGCGGTGTCGGGCCCACTCCAGCAGATGACGGGAGGGCGTCTCGATGCATCCATCCTGCGCCAACTTCTCATTGCGCTGGCCATGATCTCCATCATGTTGCTGCGGCCGCGAGGTCTGTGGCCGGCGCGTGAGCATGGCAAGGCGGCGGCGCAACCCGGACCTGTCGGAACGACCAAGGCATGA